A part of Magnetospirillum sp. ME-1 genomic DNA contains:
- the cbpA gene encoding modified peptide precursor CbpA: protein MTKTQTKPRPPVIAVRKTCDAEGTGLSHYVLMDTHVKHGQVKR, encoded by the coding sequence ATGACCAAAACTCAGACCAAACCGCGCCCCCCCGTCATCGCCGTTCGCAAGACCTGCGACGCCGAGGGCACCGGCCTGTCCCATTACGTCCTGATGGACACTCATGTTAAGCATGGGCAGGTGAAGCGGTGA